The Oceanispirochaeta sp. genomic interval AGGGCATACTTTCCATCGATAAATCCTGTATCTCTGTCGCCGCTATCCTGTGCAATAGGAGGTACGAGTCCTCTTTCGAAGAGGCTCTGCCACCATTTTCCAAAGGCTATAGATTCGGCTCCATTCAATATACCTTCCGCTGTTGTATAGGTATCACGATCAATCAGATCTCCTCCAAAACTCTGCATAAAAGGAGCAAAGGCATAAGCATACCATTCCCCAGTCCATGCTGTTCCCAGATCCAGAGCGTAATCGAACTCACCGGAAGCCTGCAATTTTGTCAGGATGGCTTCGAATTCATTGCCGGTCCATGGCTTGGCCAGGGTGGGTATTCTGATATTGTATTTTTCCAGAATCGATTTTCTGGCAAACATCGCAATGGCCGCATCCCAGAGTCCTACTGAGTATACTTTGCCATCCCATGTTCCAATGGCTCCCGGGAGAAAACCGTCAATAGCACCCTTGGATAGCTCTAAAGGAGCTAAATATCCTGCCCAGGCCCAGTTCGGCATAATCGGACCATCAACATCTATGATATCGGGGAGATTTCCTGCAAGGGCGGATGCCATGACAGAGTCATTGTAGGACTCCTCAGGGAACTCTTCGAGGACTACCGAGTAATCCGACTGGGATGAATTAAAATCGTTAATGATACCTATAAGGACTTTACGTTCAACATCGTTTCCGGCGCCATGGTACCACATGCTCAACTCGATTGGTTCTTTCGCGGCGGTTGAGCCAGCGCTTGAACCAGTCTCTTTCTGCCCTCCGGAGAATACCATTGTCAATGAAAGAACTGACAAAATAGTAATTAGTAAATTACGTTTCAGCATAAATGCCTCCTTAAATTAAACAGACAGCACAGAGCATGTCTGCTCTATATCATGCCGGTAAAAGCCTGATATATCCTCATCGAACTACATTCCACCCCAAATACTTCTGAGAGGGAATCCCTTTATTTCTTCAATCCGGTTTCCCGGAGTGATTCTAAGTTTTTTAAGTCTTCCTGCCGGGAAAATCTGATTGGTCATACAGGACCTTCCACCGTCAAGGAATACCTCTATCAATCCTCTGTCCAGTAGAATCCGGCAATCTGTCAGAGTTCTACTGGACAGGGGAGCTTTTATTCTGTTCCAGAGGCCCTTGGAAAAGAGACTGCCGCAGGATGATCTGTCCATCATAAATTCATGAGGGGAAAAACTGAGTTTTAATACATCACCCTGATTCCAAAGGAATGTCAGTTCCAGGGGCTCCTCCACTGTCAGGGGAATTCCCGCCAGGCTGATATCCCAGAGATCAGATCCCTCCAGAGAAATTTCTGAGGGGGAATTCTTCTCAGTTAATGAGAATGAACCTTTCATTTCCCTCAGCTGTTCCAGGGTTTGAATCGGTTGCTGAATCATAATTAATTCTGAATCTTCAGAGGTCAGTGAAACCTTTCTCGGGAGGGACATTGTCCCTCTCCAGAGCCCTGTATCCGGTGTCTGGGCAGCATAGTTCCAATTGTTACACCATCCGATCCATGTCACCGCATTTTCAGGCGCATTGGACCAGCTTTGAGCAGCATAGAAATCCAGGCCATAATCGGCAATTTGATATTTATCCTGCTTGAAGGGAATAAACTCATGACCGTTAAAATCACCGCATAAATAGAACTGTGTAGGATCCTGGGTTTTAACCTGAATACTTATAGCAAGAATCCAGACCGTGTTTTCATTATGTTCCGGATGATGCAGGGGAAATAGATCCGGACACTCCCAGGTCCCGATATAAGGCGTCGTAACCATATAGAATCACTTTTCCCGTTTCAACTCCACCAGGTTTCGGGAACTGAAAAAGTCAATTTGAGTTCCTGCCGCAATAGCCATGATCCAACTCTTTGACTCCGGATGATAGACCACTTTCGGGTCTCTAAAATCGGGGCGAGTCGTATTGGATATGACAGGATTTCGGCTGTATTTTTCAAGAGTCTTCCCATCATCACGACTGAAGGCAATGCATTGCTGCTGTGTCGCTACCAGTCCTTCATTTTCCTTGTGGCTGGTATAAAAAAATATCATGCCTTCTGAATCCGGAAACAATCCGCTGGCATTTTCCTTATCTATGATGCCCGAACCAGAAAAGATCATTCCCAGTAGGATGTCAGGATACAGGGCAATCTCTTTTTCTTCCCAAAAAACCAAATCCAGGCTGACGGCATGACCCCAGTGCATGGGACCCCATTGGATACCTTCTGGATGATACTGAAAAAAGAGATGGTACAGCCCATTGTGAAAGACACAGCCGTTAGGATCATTCATCCAGCTTTTCTGGGGGCTGAAATGGAACTGTGGTCTGAAGTCGTGGTTATAGGACATTCCAAGACTCCTGAATAGCAGGTGAATAAATGTAAGCGTATACATTTTGAGGATTTAAAAAAATTCTGATCATGTTGATTCTCTTTTTATAAGCCGGGGAGGTAACAGGTAGCTTTCTTTTTTGATATCCAGCTTTTTGTCAATTC includes:
- a CDS encoding GH32 C-terminal domain-containing protein: MIQQPIQTLEQLREMKGSFSLTEKNSPSEISLEGSDLWDISLAGIPLTVEEPLELTFLWNQGDVLKLSFSPHEFMMDRSSCGSLFSKGLWNRIKAPLSSRTLTDCRILLDRGLIEVFLDGGRSCMTNQIFPAGRLKKLRITPGNRIEEIKGFPLRSIWGGM
- a CDS encoding extracellular solute-binding protein; the protein is MLKRNLLITILSVLSLTMVFSGGQKETGSSAGSTAAKEPIELSMWYHGAGNDVERKVLIGIINDFNSSQSDYSVVLEEFPEESYNDSVMASALAGNLPDIIDVDGPIMPNWAWAGYLAPLELSKGAIDGFLPGAIGTWDGKVYSVGLWDAAIAMFARKSILEKYNIRIPTLAKPWTGNEFEAILTKLQASGEFDYALDLGTAWTGEWYAYAFAPFMQSFGGDLIDRDTYTTAEGILNGAESIAFGKWWQSLFERGLVPPIAQDSGDRDTGFIDGKYALQWNGNWAALGALDAYGDDMLYLPAPDFGNGPKIGSASWQLGVSATSQNKKGASAFIEFALQDKYLAAFTNALGLVPATSSSAAMTENYKAGGPLEGFYELSNVQGMIRPVTPGYVVMSKVYEKALTDIANGADVESTLDAAVDEIEIDIENNSGYGF